Proteins found in one Arthrobacter sp. U41 genomic segment:
- a CDS encoding ABC transporter family substrate-binding protein — translation MRFGRISKAVGVAAAAALALSACAGNSGGSTPTTAAAASKSGGSATVVEVNAFNTFNPNTADGNTDINSKISYATHSGFFYIDNKLNVVRNEKFGKMEKTSDNPLTVKYTINEGVKWSDGTPVTAADLVLQWAAFSGYYDDADTEAKTGTSYFSYAGDPTGIALTDFPELGEDGRSMTLKYSQPFADWEIAIGGPGVDIPAHVLAKKAGLADAKAFVDLVKGMPRGDAKAPQPANAQLQAMAEMWNTGFDSKTLPADPNLYLSNGPYIVKGVNQDQSLTMVKNKDYNWGPEAKLDEITVRYIGSAPAQVQALKNGEADIIAPQASADTVEQLKALESQGVTVEVGNQLSYDHIDLNYSGVFAEQSVREAFMKSVPRKDIVDKIVKKLDPEAKPLDSQLFVPDQALYTESVKDNGSSAYQDVDIEGAKKLLNGATPEVRIMYNKDNPNRADMFALISESAAKAGFKIVDGGLGKSDWGKALGDGSYDATIFGWINSGVGVSGVPQIFKSGNDSNFNQFSDPEADKLMEELIVTTDKGKQDALIKQIDQKIWASAYGLPLFQAVGVDAYSDRITGVKYMPNQTGVWWNFWEWAQK, via the coding sequence ATGCGCTTCGGTCGTATTTCCAAAGCAGTGGGTGTGGCAGCAGCAGCTGCCCTCGCCCTCAGCGCCTGCGCGGGCAACAGCGGCGGGTCAACCCCGACCACTGCTGCGGCAGCAAGCAAATCAGGCGGTTCGGCAACAGTCGTGGAGGTGAACGCTTTCAACACGTTCAACCCCAACACGGCTGACGGCAACACGGACATCAATTCCAAGATCAGCTACGCCACCCACTCCGGCTTCTTCTACATCGACAACAAACTGAACGTTGTCCGCAACGAGAAGTTCGGCAAGATGGAAAAGACCTCGGACAACCCGTTGACAGTGAAGTACACCATCAACGAGGGCGTGAAGTGGTCCGACGGCACTCCCGTTACCGCTGCCGACCTCGTACTGCAGTGGGCCGCCTTCTCCGGTTACTACGACGACGCCGACACCGAGGCCAAGACCGGAACGTCCTACTTCTCCTACGCCGGTGACCCTACCGGCATCGCGCTGACGGACTTCCCGGAACTCGGCGAAGACGGCCGCTCCATGACCCTGAAGTACTCGCAGCCCTTTGCCGACTGGGAAATCGCCATTGGCGGCCCCGGCGTCGACATCCCGGCCCACGTCCTGGCCAAGAAGGCCGGTCTGGCGGATGCCAAGGCATTCGTTGACCTGGTCAAGGGCATGCCGCGCGGCGACGCCAAGGCGCCCCAGCCGGCCAATGCACAGCTCCAGGCCATGGCGGAGATGTGGAACACCGGTTTCGACTCCAAGACCCTTCCGGCGGACCCGAACCTGTACCTCTCCAACGGCCCCTACATCGTCAAGGGTGTCAACCAGGACCAGTCCCTGACCATGGTCAAGAACAAGGACTACAACTGGGGTCCGGAAGCCAAGCTGGACGAAATCACCGTCCGCTACATCGGTTCCGCCCCCGCGCAGGTTCAGGCGCTCAAGAACGGCGAAGCCGACATCATCGCACCGCAGGCTTCGGCTGACACGGTGGAGCAGCTGAAGGCCCTTGAAAGCCAGGGCGTCACGGTCGAGGTTGGCAACCAGCTTTCCTACGACCACATCGACCTCAACTACAGCGGCGTCTTTGCCGAGCAGAGTGTCCGCGAAGCGTTCATGAAGAGCGTCCCGCGCAAGGACATCGTCGACAAGATCGTCAAGAAGCTGGACCCGGAGGCTAAGCCGCTCGACTCCCAGCTGTTCGTCCCGGACCAGGCCCTGTACACCGAGTCCGTCAAGGACAACGGATCCTCCGCCTACCAGGACGTTGACATCGAAGGTGCCAAGAAGCTCCTCAACGGTGCCACGCCTGAAGTCCGCATCATGTACAACAAGGACAACCCCAACCGTGCTGACATGTTCGCACTGATCAGCGAGTCCGCCGCCAAGGCAGGCTTCAAGATCGTCGACGGCGGTCTGGGCAAGTCGGACTGGGGCAAGGCCCTGGGCGACGGCAGCTACGATGCCACCATCTTCGGCTGGATCAACTCAGGGGTCGGCGTCTCCGGCGTTCCGCAGATCTTCAAGTCGGGCAACGACTCCAACTTCAACCAGTTCAGCGATCCGGAAGCCGACAAGCTCATGGAAGAACTGATTGTCACCACCGACAAGGGCAAGCAGGATGCCCTGATCAAGCAGATCGACCAGAAGATCTGGGCTTCCGCCTACGGCCTGCCGCTGTTCCAGGCAGTCGGCGTGGATGCTTACAGCGACCGCATCACCGGCGTGAAGTACATGCCGAACCAGACCGGTGTCTGGTGGAACTTCTGGGAATGGGCACAGAAGTAG
- a CDS encoding ABC transporter permease, with protein sequence MSQPSQQDEIMAEQAGLPAAGIEPILEAKGLSQGQIVRKRFLGHSGAIIGLVVFAIIFVTAFTSVGYWGIPGWWKYSHDQVTPLVNDGVPTASLWPLAWGDHPFGQDRIGRDLFAMTMRGAQQSITVMVVIGFIAGLVGVVVGALSGYFRGWTEAVLMRLTDVIIIIPGLLLAAVMAQMAGRRDSGSWFATFASTNGILALGIFLGLITWVGLARLMRGEFLSLREREFVDAARISGASNARIIFKHILPNAVGVLIVNVTLTMSAAILTETALSYLGVGVKAPDTSLGLLISQNQEAFATRPWLFWFPGLFIVLICLSINFIGDGLRDAFDPRQKKFNAKKAKDTGGRHIEATPVTAFDGTKGG encoded by the coding sequence ATGAGCCAGCCAAGTCAGCAGGACGAAATCATGGCCGAACAGGCCGGGCTGCCGGCGGCCGGCATCGAGCCAATCCTTGAGGCCAAGGGCCTGAGTCAGGGCCAAATCGTCCGGAAGCGGTTCCTGGGCCACTCCGGCGCCATCATCGGGCTCGTCGTCTTCGCCATCATCTTCGTCACGGCCTTCACCTCCGTCGGCTACTGGGGCATCCCCGGCTGGTGGAAATACAGCCACGACCAGGTCACCCCCCTGGTCAACGACGGAGTGCCCACCGCCTCGCTGTGGCCGCTGGCCTGGGGCGATCACCCCTTCGGCCAGGACCGGATCGGCCGCGACCTCTTCGCCATGACCATGCGCGGCGCCCAGCAGTCCATCACCGTCATGGTGGTAATCGGCTTCATCGCCGGCCTGGTCGGCGTCGTGGTCGGGGCACTGTCCGGCTACTTCCGCGGCTGGACCGAAGCGGTGCTCATGCGCCTCACCGACGTCATCATCATCATCCCGGGGCTGCTGCTTGCCGCCGTGATGGCACAGATGGCCGGCCGGCGGGACTCCGGTAGCTGGTTCGCCACCTTCGCCAGCACCAACGGCATCCTGGCGCTGGGTATCTTCCTCGGCCTGATCACCTGGGTGGGCCTTGCCCGGTTGATGCGCGGGGAGTTCCTCTCGCTGCGCGAACGCGAATTCGTGGATGCGGCCCGGATCTCCGGGGCAAGCAACGCCCGGATCATCTTCAAGCACATCCTGCCGAACGCCGTCGGGGTGCTGATCGTCAACGTCACGCTGACGATGTCCGCCGCGATCCTCACCGAGACGGCACTGAGCTACCTCGGCGTCGGCGTCAAGGCGCCGGACACGTCGCTCGGGCTGCTCATTTCGCAGAACCAGGAGGCCTTTGCCACCCGGCCGTGGTTGTTCTGGTTCCCGGGCCTGTTCATTGTGCTGATCTGCCTGAGCATCAACTTCATCGGCGACGGCCTGCGGGACGCGTTCGATCCGAGGCAGAAGAAGTTCAACGCCAAGAAGGCCAAGGACACCGGCGGGCGCCACATCGAGGCCACACCCGTCACCGCGTTCGACGGAACCAAGGGCGGATAG
- a CDS encoding DNA recombination protein RmuC: MDAFALILSLLMLLVGAVAGAAVVYLLVRRRTLAVEQDFDAVSGRLSEVSAQFAAADAERRLLAAQNRELGESRNQDGSVLRALAPVAEKLTAVQQQVSLLERDRLEQYGQLAQQLQEARLSDEQLLRSTHALESALRSNSARGQWGEVQLRRVVEAAGMLRHVDFHEQVHSGQPHGAATETSLRPDLVVQLPGQKQLVVDAKVPLASYLAAQELGASAGGHLHAQSLGGQQAHLLAHAKALKAHVDALSSKKYWDIPGNSPELVVCFLPAESILAAALSADPALLDYALSKNVVLASPSTLLAVLKSVAFTWRQDVLTDSARELFELAHQLYERMGTLGDNVTKLGASLKTSVDRYNSMVGTLEARVLPTARKLNALDATGLTTPAAVEVTPRSVAAPELQPGNGPGIGSGSRQADASLGDSANEDRESAA; this comes from the coding sequence ATGGACGCTTTTGCATTGATTCTTTCCCTCCTCATGCTGCTCGTCGGCGCAGTCGCCGGCGCCGCTGTGGTCTACCTGCTGGTCCGCCGCCGGACCCTCGCTGTGGAGCAGGACTTCGACGCCGTGTCGGGCCGGCTCTCCGAGGTCAGCGCGCAGTTCGCCGCGGCTGACGCGGAAAGGCGGCTGCTGGCTGCCCAGAACCGGGAACTCGGCGAGTCCCGGAACCAGGACGGCAGCGTGCTGCGTGCCCTGGCCCCGGTGGCGGAGAAGCTCACCGCGGTACAACAGCAGGTGTCACTGCTGGAGCGCGACCGCCTGGAGCAGTACGGGCAGCTGGCCCAGCAGCTGCAGGAGGCCCGGCTGTCCGACGAACAGCTGCTGCGTTCAACGCATGCCCTGGAGTCGGCGCTGCGGTCCAACAGCGCCCGCGGCCAGTGGGGCGAAGTCCAGCTTCGCCGCGTGGTCGAGGCGGCCGGGATGCTGCGCCACGTCGATTTCCACGAGCAGGTGCACAGCGGGCAGCCGCACGGCGCCGCGACGGAGACCAGCCTCCGGCCCGACCTCGTCGTGCAGCTTCCCGGCCAGAAACAGCTCGTGGTCGACGCCAAGGTCCCGCTCGCCTCCTACCTGGCCGCGCAGGAACTTGGCGCGTCTGCCGGCGGGCACCTGCACGCACAGTCACTGGGCGGGCAGCAGGCCCATCTGCTGGCCCATGCCAAGGCCCTGAAGGCCCACGTGGACGCGCTGAGCAGCAAGAAGTACTGGGACATTCCTGGCAACTCGCCGGAACTGGTGGTCTGCTTCCTGCCGGCCGAGTCGATTCTGGCGGCCGCACTGTCCGCGGACCCGGCGCTGCTCGACTACGCCCTGTCCAAAAACGTGGTGCTGGCCTCCCCTTCGACCCTGCTGGCGGTCCTGAAGTCCGTCGCCTTCACCTGGCGCCAGGACGTCCTGACGGACAGCGCGCGCGAGCTTTTCGAACTCGCCCACCAGCTCTACGAGCGGATGGGCACCCTCGGGGACAACGTGACCAAGCTCGGCGCCTCGCTCAAAACGTCGGTGGACCGCTACAACTCCATGGTGGGAACGCTGGAGGCCCGGGTGCTGCCGACCGCACGCAAGCTCAATGCCCTGGATGCGACCGGGCTGACCACCCCCGCAGCCGTGGAGGTGACGCCGCGCTCCGTGGCTGCAC
- a CDS encoding ABC transporter permease, whose translation MVTYIVRRLITAALILLGASFLVYLLTAASGDPLEEFRASSAPNKQQLMDARTELLQLDTPAPLRYFQWLGGAAKCLIPFAGTCDLGRNIAGQPITDALGHALIQTLTLVTGATVLAILIGITLGIITALRQYSTLDYGVTFMAFLFFSLPIFWVAVLLKEYGAIGFNNFLRNPEIPIPAALAIGAVLGVLTAVAVGGEMKRRLLIGGVAFLFAAAVLVYFSATEWFKTPGLGPVVIAIAGVGIAFAVTLLSAGLKNRKALQSALIAVGVGLVVYFVIQPLLNEATLLMIVLLAVAAVLVGLGIGFLMGGYDRGQSMRAAALTSFLVGFMILLDRYMQAWPTYFNNSRVRGRPIATIGASTPNIEGDFWILSLDSFTHLILPTMALILISLAGYTRFTRASMLEIMNMDYIRTARAKGLSERTVVMRHAFRNALIPIATIVAFDIGGLIGGAVITETVFSVRGMGFLFLDGISHTDPNPVMGVFICVAITAMGFNLIADLAYSALDPRVRVKA comes from the coding sequence ATGGTGACCTACATAGTCCGGCGGCTCATTACCGCCGCCCTCATTCTTCTTGGCGCATCCTTCCTGGTGTATCTCCTGACAGCGGCGTCAGGGGATCCACTCGAGGAATTCCGCGCCAGCAGCGCGCCCAACAAACAGCAGCTGATGGACGCACGCACCGAGCTGCTGCAACTGGACACCCCCGCCCCGCTCCGGTACTTCCAGTGGCTCGGCGGGGCAGCCAAGTGTCTGATCCCGTTCGCCGGGACCTGCGACCTCGGCAGAAACATCGCAGGCCAGCCCATCACCGATGCCCTGGGACACGCGCTGATCCAGACCCTGACCCTCGTCACGGGCGCGACCGTGCTGGCGATTCTTATCGGCATCACGCTTGGCATCATCACGGCCCTGCGCCAGTACAGCACGCTGGACTACGGCGTGACGTTCATGGCCTTCCTGTTCTTCTCCCTGCCGATCTTCTGGGTCGCGGTGCTCCTCAAGGAGTACGGCGCCATCGGGTTCAACAACTTCCTCCGGAATCCCGAAATACCCATCCCGGCAGCCCTCGCCATCGGCGCCGTCCTCGGTGTCCTGACCGCCGTGGCTGTCGGCGGCGAGATGAAACGCCGGCTGCTTATCGGCGGCGTGGCCTTCCTGTTCGCCGCCGCCGTGCTGGTGTACTTCTCAGCCACCGAGTGGTTCAAGACCCCGGGGCTGGGCCCGGTGGTCATCGCGATTGCCGGTGTCGGCATTGCGTTCGCCGTGACACTCCTTTCGGCCGGACTCAAGAACCGCAAGGCCCTGCAGTCAGCCCTGATCGCCGTCGGGGTCGGACTGGTGGTCTACTTCGTCATCCAACCGCTGCTCAACGAAGCAACCTTGCTGATGATCGTGCTCCTTGCGGTGGCAGCGGTCCTGGTCGGCCTGGGCATCGGCTTCCTGATGGGCGGCTACGACCGCGGGCAGTCCATGCGGGCGGCAGCGCTCACCTCGTTCCTGGTCGGATTCATGATCCTGCTGGACCGCTACATGCAGGCGTGGCCCACGTACTTCAACAACAGCCGCGTCCGGGGCCGCCCCATCGCCACCATCGGTGCCAGCACCCCGAACATCGAGGGCGATTTCTGGATCCTGAGCCTGGACTCCTTCACGCACCTGATCCTGCCGACCATGGCTCTGATCCTGATTTCGCTGGCCGGCTACACACGCTTCACCCGGGCCTCAATGCTGGAAATCATGAACATGGACTACATCCGGACCGCCCGGGCCAAGGGCCTGTCCGAACGGACCGTCGTGATGCGGCACGCCTTCCGCAACGCGCTGATCCCGATCGCCACCATCGTGGCCTTCGACATCGGCGGGCTGATCGGCGGAGCCGTCATCACCGAGACCGTGTTCTCGGTCCGGGGGATGGGCTTCCTGTTCCTGGACGGCATCTCCCACACCGATCCCAACCCCGTGATGGGCGTCTTCATCTGTGTCGCCATCACAGCCATGGGTTTCAACCTCATTGCGGACCTTGCGTACTCCGCACTTGATCCGCGCGTAAGGGTAAAAGCATGA
- the ychF gene encoding redox-regulated ATPase YchF codes for MALTIGIVGLPNVGKSTLFNALTRNQVLAANYPFATIEPNVGVVSLPDPRLAKLAAVFGSQRLLPAPVSFVDIAGIVKGASEGEGLGNKFLANIREAEAIVQVVRVFDDPDVIHVDGKVDPGSDMETINTELILADLQTIENAIPRIEKEVKIKKREAAELAAIKAAQAVLERGDTIFASVKSDKLEMEHLRELSLLTAKPFIYVFNADEGILGSPEKQEELRSMVAPADAIFLDAKLESDLVELDEEEAREMLEMNGQDESGLDQLARVGFHTLGLQTYLTAGPKETRAWTIHQGDTAPQAAGVIHSDFQRGFIKAEVVSFDDLIEAGSMAEAKSRGKVRIEGKEYVMADGDVVEFRFNV; via the coding sequence GTGGCTCTTACTATTGGCATCGTCGGACTGCCCAACGTCGGCAAATCAACTCTTTTCAACGCACTGACCCGCAACCAGGTGCTCGCAGCGAACTATCCGTTCGCCACGATCGAGCCGAACGTCGGCGTCGTCAGTCTTCCGGACCCGCGGCTTGCCAAGCTGGCCGCCGTCTTCGGATCCCAGCGCCTGCTGCCCGCACCGGTGTCCTTCGTGGACATCGCCGGGATCGTCAAAGGCGCGTCGGAGGGCGAGGGCCTGGGAAACAAGTTCCTCGCCAACATCCGCGAGGCCGAGGCCATCGTCCAGGTCGTCCGGGTGTTCGATGATCCCGATGTCATCCACGTGGACGGCAAGGTGGATCCCGGCTCGGACATGGAGACCATCAACACCGAGCTGATCCTGGCTGATCTTCAGACGATCGAAAATGCGATTCCCCGGATCGAAAAAGAAGTCAAGATCAAGAAGCGGGAAGCCGCCGAGCTGGCCGCGATCAAGGCGGCCCAGGCCGTGCTGGAACGTGGCGACACCATTTTTGCCTCGGTCAAGAGCGACAAGCTGGAGATGGAGCACCTCAGGGAACTCAGCCTCCTGACCGCCAAGCCTTTCATCTACGTCTTCAACGCGGACGAAGGCATTCTGGGCAGCCCGGAGAAGCAGGAAGAGCTGCGGTCCATGGTGGCCCCGGCGGACGCCATCTTCCTCGACGCCAAGCTCGAATCCGACCTCGTCGAGCTGGACGAGGAGGAGGCCCGCGAAATGCTCGAAATGAACGGCCAGGACGAATCCGGACTTGACCAGCTGGCCCGCGTCGGCTTCCACACCCTCGGGCTGCAGACCTACCTGACGGCAGGACCCAAGGAAACCCGGGCCTGGACCATCCACCAGGGCGACACCGCCCCGCAGGCGGCCGGCGTGATCCACTCCGATTTCCAGCGCGGTTTTATCAAGGCCGAAGTCGTCTCCTTCGACGACCTCATCGAAGCCGGGTCCATGGCCGAGGCAAAGTCCCGCGGCAAGGTCCGCATCGAAGGCAAGGAATACGTCATGGCCGACGGCGACGTGGTGGAGTTCCGCTTCAACGTGTGA